In Nitratireductor mangrovi, the genomic window CGGGCAATCGAGGAATGGCAGGCGAGGTGGCCGGCGACGCGCGCGGCCGTCTCGGTCTGCTGGCGCACGCGCAAGGGCAAGGTCTCCAGACCCTTGAGCAGGGTCCAGGCGTTGAACGGCGATAGGCTCGGGCCGGTGTGGCGGAAGAAGTCGTGCAGCTTCTCGTCGATCCACTTCTTGTCGGAAAGCACGATGCCGCCGAGGCAGCGGCCCTGGCCGTCTATATGCTTGGTCGCCGAATAGACGACGATGTGGGCGCCGAGTTCCAGCGGCTTCTGCTGCAGCGGCGTGGCGAACACATTGTCGACCACGAGCTTGGCGCCGCACTCATTGGCGATCGCGGCGACCGCCGCGATGTCGATCACTTCGAGCGTCGGATTGGTCGGGCTCTCCAGGAAGAACAGCCTAGTGTTCGGCCGCACCGCCTGCTTCCAGGCCTCGATGTCGGTGCCGTCGACGAGCGTGGTCTCGATGCCGTATTTCGGCATCAGCGTCTCGACTACCCAGCGGCAGGAGCCGAACAACGCGCGCGCAGCCACCACATGGTCGCCCGCCTTTGCCGAGCAAAGCAGCGCTGCGGAAACGGCGGCCATGCCCGATGCGGTCGCGCGCGCGTCCTCCGCGCCCTCCAGTTCGCACATGCGCTTTTCGAACATGTCGACGGTCGGGTTGGCATAACGCGAATAGATGAAACCCGGAGCCTCGCCCTTGAAACGGGCTTCGGCCGCCTCGGCGCTGTCGTAGACAAAACCCTGGGTGAGATACATCGCCTCTGACGTCTCACCGAAGGCCGACCTCAGCGTGCCGCCGTGAACCAGTGCCGTTGCCGGCTTCCAGTTGCGCTTCGTTTCGGTTGTCATCGCCTTGCCTCGAACACAAAAAAACCGGCCGCGGAAGTCGCATGCCGGTCTTGCGTTCGGCCCTTTAGCGACTTGTTTAACGTGGCTGCAAGCCGACCGGCCAAATC contains:
- a CDS encoding O-succinylhomoserine sulfhydrylase is translated as MTTETKRNWKPATALVHGGTLRSAFGETSEAMYLTQGFVYDSAEAAEARFKGEAPGFIYSRYANPTVDMFEKRMCELEGAEDARATASGMAAVSAALLCSAKAGDHVVAARALFGSCRWVVETLMPKYGIETTLVDGTDIEAWKQAVRPNTRLFFLESPTNPTLEVIDIAAVAAIANECGAKLVVDNVFATPLQQKPLELGAHIVVYSATKHIDGQGRCLGGIVLSDKKWIDEKLHDFFRHTGPSLSPFNAWTLLKGLETLPLRVRQQTETAARVAGHLACHSSIARVIYPGRNDHPQADIIARQMKGGSTLICFEVKGGKPAAFSFENALDIIRISNNLGDAKSLVTHPATTTHKNLSEEARLELGINPGTVRLSVGLEDADDLIDDIDRALARAA